In Physeter macrocephalus isolate SW-GA unplaced genomic scaffold, ASM283717v5 random_84, whole genome shotgun sequence, the sequence CCTGAGATTCTAGACCCCCAAACCTCACAAGATTCTAAAATGTCCTGGGCCTCAGAACCAGCAAGAGGGTCATATCCCTGGCCCTCGTTTCTCCTCCCTGCAGCTGCAGCCCTCACAACTGCTCCTGCCTTGGTCTTCTGCCCACACCTCTGCCCGATCACTCCAGTGGAAAGCAGATGTTGTGAGGTCCAGGCGCTTGAGGAGGAGGCAGCGGCGGCAGCAGTACTGATCTCGCAGGCTTTGGTACAGAGACTCCAATGCTTCCTGGGGAAAAAGGTCTCAGTCATGCCAGGGGTCCCCCTCACTCCCATCTCTGTTCACATACATACAGCCATACACAGCCTTACCCATCTGGGTGCATCCAGTGGATAGCTGAGGAGAGGCTGCAGGGACCCTGCGGGCAGGGAAGGCAGCAGCTCCGCGATCTGATGAGAGAAGGAGGCTGGGGCTGACTGGGCAGAAATTGGATAGACTCCTCCGTGGACCCCAGTTCCCCACGACCCTGAGGACCCCGGCCATAGAACCAAGAATGGCAGTCACAGTTCTAGGAAACATCCGTGGCTGTGCACTCCTCCCAGAGCCACTTTTGAAGAGGGGGCTGTCGCCCCTACGAGAAGGGTGAGGTGAGCCAGGGGCGGAGGGGACTCCAGCCCTCTCTCTACCTTGGCATGCAAGTCTCGAAGCAGCTGGCTGGCTGGGGTCCCCGGCATGGGTCTAGGCAGCCCCAGGGCTTGGAGAGTAAGGACCATTTCCTGGACCAGGCCAGatccctcctctgctccctccACACCGGACTGCTCAGGGCTGGGATCCAGACGGGATTGCAGGAGGAGGAGGCGCGCAGCCTGGACCTCCGAGCAGAGAAAGCCTAAAAGTAGGGAAAAGGAGCAGTGCAATCAAGGAGGGCTGCCACCCCACCTACCGGGGTCAAAAAGTTCAAGCGGCTTCAAAACCTCCCGCCTCCTAGTTCCGCCCACCTAGAACCCTGCTTCTACCTCCAGAATAAGCCCCACTCACTTCGAGACCCAGCTCTCCCTGCAGATTTCAAACCCTGCCCACTTCGGAACCTCCTGTCCCTCTCCGTCTAACCCAACCCACGTGAGCTTCAAGACCCACCATCAAAATACTAACCCCGCCCATCGCAGAGCCCTTAGCCTAGCCCAGTGTTCGGACCCCACCCACCTCCGTCCGGCCCTCTCGCTCGTCTCAAAATCCTGACCACGCCCCCTCGGGATCCCTGGCTCCGCCTCAACGCGCAGAGCCCGCCCCCCTCGAGGCTGTAGCCTCGCCCACTTCCGCATCCCGGCCGGCCCCCGGCTCACGCAGCAGGCGCAGGCGCGCGCCGGGCTCCCGCAGCGAGGCCGCGCAGTCCCCGCTGCAGAGCTCGCGGTCAGGGCAGTGCAACTCCCGCAACAGGTCGGCCAACTGCCGCAGGAATTCCTCCTCGGGAACAGAACCTGCCGGAGGCGGGAGATGTCAGGGCGTGGCGGCGCCACCCATGGCTCCAACACTCCCAGCCTCCCGCTCCATGCGTACCGTCGCCGGCGCTCAGCGCCTCCGTGCCCTCCTCTCGCTGCCGCTCCAGGGCACCCAGAGTCGCCAGCTCCGCCGCCAGTCGCGCGCACAGAGCCCTGAAGTCTGGGCACGAGGTGCCCAGCGACGCCGCCCCCGGAAAACCCTCATACCTGCGGCGCGGCCGAGGCagcgggagggggtgggggaggttagTAGGAATTTCTGAGGGCAAACCTGCCCCTTCCTGCACCCCCAGCCACACCCCGCTCCCCTTACCCCAGCGCCAGCAGGTCCCGGGCCACCGCGGCCCACTCCCGCTCCTCCGCCTCCGCCCCC encodes:
- the FAM98C gene encoding protein FAM98C isoform X3, translating into MEGAEAEEREWAAVARDLLALGYEGFPGAASLGTSCPDFRALCARLAAELATLGALERQREEGTEALSAGDGFLCSEVQAARLLLLQSRLDPSPEQSGVEGAEEGSGLVQEMVLTLQALGLPRPMPGTPASQLLRDLHAKIAELLPSLPAGSLQPLLSYPLDAPRWEALESLYQSLRDQYCCRRCLLLKRLDLTTSAFHWSDRAEAQGEAMKAALIPIREALTPESDVSIAHVLAARADLSRLVPATSKTARRGTCCAIHKVLMGSVPDRGGRPNELEAPMPSWQSRREDGGGRKAGRQCWGRKKKK
- the FAM98C gene encoding protein FAM98C isoform X1, with product MEGAEAEEREWAAVARDLLALGYEGFPGAASLGTSCPDFRALCARLAAELATLGALERQREEGTEALSAGDGSVPEEEFLRQLADLLRELHCPDRELCSGDCAASLREPGARLRLLRFLCSEVQAARLLLLQSRLDPSPEQSGVEGAEEGSGLVQEMVLTLQALGLPRPMPGTPASQLLRDLHAKIAELLPSLPAGSLQPLLSYPLDAPRWEALESLYQSLRDQYCCRRCLLLKRLDLTTSAFHWSDRAEAQGEAMKAALIPIREALTPESDVSIAHVLAARADLSRLVPATSKTARRGTCCAIHKVLMGSVPDRGGRPNELEAPMPSWQSRREDGGGRKAGRQCWGRKKKK
- the FAM98C gene encoding protein FAM98C isoform X2 → MEGAEAEEREWAAVARDLLALGYEGFPGAASLGTSCPDFRALCARLAAELATLGALERQREEGTEALSAGDGSVPEEEFLRQLADLLRELHCPDRELCSGDCAASLREPGARLRLLRFLCSEVQAARLLLLQSRLDPSPEQSGVEGAEEGSGLVQEMVLTLQALGLPRPMPGTPASQLLRDLHAKIAELLPSLPAGSLQPLLSYPLDAPRWEALESLYQSLRDQYCCRRCLLLKRLDLTTSAFHWSDRAEAQGEAMKAALIPIREALTPESDVSIAHVLAARADLSRLVPATSKTARRGTCCAIHKPPGPRYFSSLQLKSNHLSGAYGQCSRPGGPPK